ATCCGAGGCTTTGGTAGGCGTAGTATCGCGCGACGATCGCCCATACGCTTCGCCCCTCGCCCTCGGCGAACGACGAAAAGTGGTCGAGATGCCCGAACGCGTCGATCACCACGTACAGCCCGGTCAGGCTCAGAAAGCAGATGATGAAGATCTGCACGAACTGCCGGAGCATGTAGCGATAAAGGATGAACATGAGCGGCGGCCGGGAAGGTTGGGAAGGGGCGGCAGGGTACCGAACCCCTCGTGAGCCGGTCAAGGCGGTCGCGGCAGCCGGCAAGCTTGGACCAATCTCGGGAGAAAGTTTGACGCGGACCGGGTCGGCGAGCGACAATCGACGAGGCTCGCTGCTAGCATTGCCGCCGCGTCTCGCTTCCGTCGCGCCCATGCCGCTCGTCCCGCGCCTGAGTTTGGGAATCGCTCGCGCCGCCGGCGCGGTGCGCGATCTGGTGCTCCCGCCGCGGTGCGCGGCCTGCGACGGCGATTTCGACCCTCGCGATTCGTCGTCCTCCCCCGGCGATCGGGACGACGGGGTTCAGATTTGCGAGTCCTGCCGCACGCGGGTTCCGCGGTTCGAGTTCGAGCCTTGCCCGCGATGTCTCGCCCCGCTGCCGCGAGCCGGAGAGCAGCTTCTGGCATGCCGGTACTGCTTCCGCTGGAAGCCGCGATTCACGCGGGCGTTGGCCCTGGGGCCCTACGAAGGGCTGCTTCGCGACTTGGTGCTGCGGAACAAGATCGACGCGACGGGGGTGTTGTCCCGAGCGCTTGCCGGGTTGGCCTGGGAGCGACTGGGGGAGGAACTGCGGGCGCTTCAGTTCGACGTCGTCGCCGCCCCGCCGATGCACTGGCGCCGCCGTTGGCAGCAGGGGTTCAATCCCCAGGCCGCGCTGGCTCGGCAAACGGCGGCCCGGCTGCGGGCGCCGGCCGACCCGGACTTGCTGCGGTTGCGGCGCGACGTCCCGCGACAGGTCGGCCTGTCGCACGCGGGGCGGTTGCGGAATCTCCACGGAGAGATGGAACTGGGCCGGGGCCGGAGCCTGGCGGGGGCCCGGGTGCTTGTGGTCGACGACATCCTAACCTCCGGGGCCACCTGCAGCGAGGCCGCTCGTGTGCTGCTGGCCGCCGGGGCGAGCGAAGTCGCCGTGCTCGTCGTGGCTCGGACGCCGCCGGGGTGACCAGCGGCCTCCCTGCGGATCGCGCAGCGAGCCGGCGCGCGGGGGAGTCGCACTTGTGTCTCCGCGGGGGATACGCAGAATAATCCGGCATGGAAATCGCACCTCCGAGCCCGCATCGCAAACCGAGCGCCCTGGACCCCTTTCGGCGGGCGGTCCTCCGCGGCCTGGGGGTGTTGCTGCCGCCGCTGCTGACGGTGGTCATTTTCCTGTGGATCGGCAACACCGTCGCCAATTACCTGTTGGACCCGGCCGAGCGACTGATCCGCGGGATCCTCGTCGACCGGTACCAGTCGAACGTCGTCCCGGCGTCCCGCAAGCCCGATGGCGAGCCGGTCGACGGCGTCTTTCTGTTCGAGGGCGTGCCGTACCATCGGATCGGCAACCGGGGCTACGTCCCGGCGGACCACTACGAAGACGCCCTCCAGTACCTCGGCGCCAGTCGGATGCCCGAGACGCCGGCCGAGTTCTACCGGGCCTATGTCGACCGCAAGTGGTTGTCGCGGTGGATCGTTCTGCCGACGTTTACGCTGCTGTTCGTTCTGCTGTTGTACCTGTTGGGAAAATTTCTCGCGGCGGGGGCGGGGCGGTTTTTCTGGAATCAGTTGGAACGGTTGATCAACCGGGTGCCGCTCGTGCGAAACGTCTATTCCTCGGTCAAGCAGGTGACCGACTTCGCGTTCAACGAGCGGGAACTCGAATATACCCGCGTCGTGGCGATCGAATACCCGCGCAAAGGGATCTGGTCGTTGGCGATGGTCACCGGCGAGAGTCTTCACGATATTTCCTGCGCGGCGAACGAGCCGGTCGTGTCGCTGCTGGTCCCTACGTCGCCCATGCCGTTTACGGGGTTCACGATCACGGTCAAGAAGAGCGAGATCGTCGATCTCAACATCACGGTCGACCAAGCGTTTCAATTCATTGTCAGCTGCGGCGTCGTCTGTCCGCCGCCGCAACATGGGGGCGACCGCGGCCCCATCACGTTGCCGCCGCCGAACCAGTCGTAATCCGCGGGGCAAGCTGTCATGGCGCTTGATCGTACGCTTCGTATTGGGACCCGCGCCAGTCGACTTGCGCGCTGGCAGGCGGATTGGGTCGCCGCGGAACTGACCGCGCGGGGCTTGCGCGTCGAGATCGTCGAGATCAGCACGCAAGGAGACCGCGAGCAGCGCGGCCCGGTCGTCGCGCTCGGCGGGACGGGGGTGTTCACCAAGGAGATCCAGTCGGCGGTCCTGGCCGGGGTCGTCGACGTGGCGGTTCACAGCCTGAAAGATCTGCCAACCGCGCAGGCCGGAGGGCTGGCGCTCGCGGCGACGCCTCCGCGGGAGGAACCCGTCGACGCCCTTGTCGGGAGTCCGCTCGTCGAGCTGCCGCCTGGGGCGCGCGTCGGGACCGGCAGCCAACGGCGGCAAGCCCAGCTCAGGACGCTGCGGCCTGAGCTGCAACTTGCCGGCATCCGCGGCAACGTCGATACGCGACTGGCCAAACTCGATGCGGGCGAGTACGACGCCATCGTCCTGGCCGCGGCCGGTTTGCGGCGACTCGGGTGGGGCGAGCGGATCGCCGAGTTGCTCGCACCCCCTCGCATGCTCCCCGCGCCGGGGCAGGGGGCCTTGGGGATCGAGTGCCGCGAGGATGACGCCGCCGGTCGTGCGGCGCTCGCCCCGCTCGACGATCTGCCGACGCGGTTGGGCGTGACCGCCGAACGGGCGTTCCTGGCGGCGCTCCACGGCGGGTGCTCGGCGCCGGTCGCCGCGTGGGGGCGGGTCGAAGGGGACCTGCTGCGGCTCGACGGGCTCGCGGCCGATTTGAACGGCGTCGTCGTGCTCCGGGGTTCGCATGACAGGGAACTGACTCCCGGCGTCGCTCCTGCAGAGGCCCTTGCCGCAGCGGAACAACTCGGCGCGGAGCTTGCCGAGGAACTCATCGCCCAGGGCGCCGCAGAGATCATCGCGGCCGCCAGACAAGTTTCCCCGGGCTGACGCGCTGAAGGGCGTCGCTGCGTGTCGCGCAGTTCCTGCCGATCAGCGGCAGTCGATCGGCAATCTCTGCCGATGACCTCGCGCAGTCGATTGCCGCTAGCACCGCACGTCTTGAGCGTCTTGGTCGGGGCCGGGGCTGAATCGACGGCATTCAGCGATGCCAGCGATTCCCCCGGCGGTCCTTGGCACGCTTCGTGCATGAGCAAGGGGCCGTGACCGCAGGGGGGCGACCTGCGACACGCTAGCTTGCCATGCCGCTGGGACTCTATCTTGCCGCCGAAGGCGCCCTCGTGCAGCAACAGCGGCTCGAGGTGATCGCCAACAACATGGCGAACGTCAACACGGCCGGCTTCAAGCGGGACGTAGCGACGTTCCAGGCCCGTTTCGCCGAGGCGATCCAGCAGGGTCAGGACTACCCGGGCAGCTACTCGGTCAACAACGTCGGCGGCGGCGTCAAGATGATCGAGACGCTTACCGACTATTCGCCCGGGGCGTTGCGGCACACGAGCATGCCGACCGACTTCGCGATCAACGGCGAGGGGTTCTTCACGGTTCGTTCGCCGCAAGGCGAGACGTTCCTCACCAAAGCCGGCAATTTCGTCATCGACGCCCAGGGGCGGTTGCTGACGCAAACGGGCGACTTTGCGGTGCTCGACGACGGCGGGGCGCCGATTCAGATCGACGGCACGCTCCCGTTCGAGGTCGAGGCGGGAGGGCGGATCGTCCAGGACGGATCCGCCCAGGCGATCGGGCTCGTCGCCCCGCAGTCGCTGGGCGATCTGGTCAAGGTCGGCAGCAACATGTTCCGTTCGCTCGGGCCGACGACCCAAGTCGCCGCCGAGGCTCGCGACGTTCGCCAAGGTTTTCTGGAAGACTCGGGCGTCAACTCGACGCGCGAAATGATGGCGATGATCGAAACGACCCGCGCCTTCGAGGCGAACACGAAACTCATCCAACACCAGGACGGCATGATCAGCGGACTGATCGGCCGACTGCTGACGGCGTAACGTGCCGCTTCGAGCGAGCTGACGCTTCTCGACTTGGAACGCTCAGATTTCCGACCTCTCACCCCCGACTCCTCTTCCGCCATGTCAGTCCAAACGCTTTACACCGCCGCCACGGGGATGGAAGCCCTCGAGACGAAGCTTGACGTGATCGCCAATAACATGGCGAACATCAACACGACCGGCTTCAAGAAGGATCGGGCGAACTTCGAGGATCTGTTCTACCGACAGATTCGCATGCCGGGCGCCCGCGACGCCGACGGCAGCATCACCACGACCGGCATCGACGTGGGACTGGGCGTGCGCGTGTCGAGCACGCAGACCAACCACACCCAAGGGGCGATGCAGATCACCAACAATCCGCTTGACTTTGCGATCGAAGGGAACGGGTTCTTCCAAGTGCAGAACCCCAACGGCGGGTTCTTCTACACTCGAGCCGGCAACTTTGGCCTGAACGCGAACAACCAATTGGTCCTCGGCTCGGCCCAGAC
The window above is part of the Pirellulales bacterium genome. Proteins encoded here:
- a CDS encoding ComF family protein; protein product: MPLVPRLSLGIARAAGAVRDLVLPPRCAACDGDFDPRDSSSSPGDRDDGVQICESCRTRVPRFEFEPCPRCLAPLPRAGEQLLACRYCFRWKPRFTRALALGPYEGLLRDLVLRNKIDATGVLSRALAGLAWERLGEELRALQFDVVAAPPMHWRRRWQQGFNPQAALARQTAARLRAPADPDLLRLRRDVPRQVGLSHAGRLRNLHGEMELGRGRSLAGARVLVVDDILTSGATCSEAARVLLAAGASEVAVLVVARTPPG
- a CDS encoding DUF502 domain-containing protein → MEIAPPSPHRKPSALDPFRRAVLRGLGVLLPPLLTVVIFLWIGNTVANYLLDPAERLIRGILVDRYQSNVVPASRKPDGEPVDGVFLFEGVPYHRIGNRGYVPADHYEDALQYLGASRMPETPAEFYRAYVDRKWLSRWIVLPTFTLLFVLLLYLLGKFLAAGAGRFFWNQLERLINRVPLVRNVYSSVKQVTDFAFNERELEYTRVVAIEYPRKGIWSLAMVTGESLHDISCAANEPVVSLLVPTSPMPFTGFTITVKKSEIVDLNITVDQAFQFIVSCGVVCPPPQHGGDRGPITLPPPNQS
- the hemC gene encoding hydroxymethylbilane synthase, whose product is MALDRTLRIGTRASRLARWQADWVAAELTARGLRVEIVEISTQGDREQRGPVVALGGTGVFTKEIQSAVLAGVVDVAVHSLKDLPTAQAGGLALAATPPREEPVDALVGSPLVELPPGARVGTGSQRRQAQLRTLRPELQLAGIRGNVDTRLAKLDAGEYDAIVLAAAGLRRLGWGERIAELLAPPRMLPAPGQGALGIECREDDAAGRAALAPLDDLPTRLGVTAERAFLAALHGGCSAPVAAWGRVEGDLLRLDGLAADLNGVVVLRGSHDRELTPGVAPAEALAAAEQLGAELAEELIAQGAAEIIAAARQVSPG
- a CDS encoding flagellar hook-basal body protein, which produces MPLGLYLAAEGALVQQQRLEVIANNMANVNTAGFKRDVATFQARFAEAIQQGQDYPGSYSVNNVGGGVKMIETLTDYSPGALRHTSMPTDFAINGEGFFTVRSPQGETFLTKAGNFVIDAQGRLLTQTGDFAVLDDGGAPIQIDGTLPFEVEAGGRIVQDGSAQAIGLVAPQSLGDLVKVGSNMFRSLGPTTQVAAEARDVRQGFLEDSGVNSTREMMAMIETTRAFEANTKLIQHQDGMISGLIGRLLTA
- the flgG gene encoding flagellar basal-body rod protein FlgG — protein: MSVQTLYTAATGMEALETKLDVIANNMANINTTGFKKDRANFEDLFYRQIRMPGARDADGSITTTGIDVGLGVRVSSTQTNHTQGAMQITNNPLDFAIEGNGFFQVQNPNGGFFYTRAGNFGLNANNQLVLGSAQTGWIIDPQISIPQDATNVVVTSDGQVQFNTSTDPTLQTAGQLQVATFIDPDGLLKMGDNLYQLTDASGPATLLNPGQQGAGWLRQGALEASNVEPVQELIDLITTQRAFELNSQVVQAGDQIMQTATQLRRF